Proteins encoded by one window of Desulfovibrio ferrophilus:
- a CDS encoding Lon protease family protein has protein sequence MPKPKALPAKRLRATLAPERIPYADSNAISEKTRLIPSQPRALMALETGLSIDDPGFNVFVAGEANLGRTYLVTTFLEPRAARMPVPDDLLYVHNFMDQDKPQLLSVPAGRGKRLKKQLADALAAIRKELPKRMDEDSFVKKRDKLARSFADRREDLLRDMEALASKQGFELDMDEQGGMTLYPLVEGKVVSEADYDRLEPRLRKTLKTRGDSILTEMTKSLRLISKEEQDFQEDQRSLEKSVLGRLADKHLNPLFQECRSHEGMSGYLKAVRKDILESLDNFMPQPEGMSGLGMLGMPDPASAEDFFGRYDVNRFVDNCCTKGAPIVIEDHPTLTNLLGCIEREAEMGALYTDFSLIKSGALHKANGGFLVLRMEDLVQNPDAWDGLLRALRAGKARIEDPGESQEHSRARTIQPEPIPLDVRVILVGSDMIYEALLDVDDRFPKLFKLKAHMQDNVPRNATSIRQYVSTLGRIIRKAELLPFDRGALAGLVDYASAMAEDQKQLSLRFPQAREVMIEAAALARKAKLKVVGRKELDKALANRKFRANLYEEEFLADYDRELIKVSTTGQAVGRANGLAVVMYGDHEFGLTHQIACTVGVGHGGIIDLEREAELGGPIHTKGMMILKSYLLGLFAQDKPLVMTGSLAFEQSYAGIEGDSASGAELAALLSALADVPVNLSLSFTGAVSQSGAIMAVGGVTSKIEGFFKICKRRKLTGKQGVIMPKDNVDHLMLSDEVCAAVDKGLFHIYPVTRIEEAMELLTGLPAGRKTAKGKFPTSSLYHRVDGRLAELAELADTSK, from the coding sequence ATGCCCAAGCCTAAAGCCCTGCCCGCGAAGCGTTTGCGTGCCACACTGGCCCCCGAGCGAATCCCCTATGCCGATAGTAACGCCATTTCCGAAAAGACCCGCCTCATTCCGTCGCAACCCCGGGCCTTGATGGCTCTGGAAACCGGATTGTCCATTGATGATCCGGGGTTCAACGTCTTTGTGGCGGGCGAAGCCAATCTGGGCCGGACCTATCTGGTGACCACGTTCCTGGAGCCTCGCGCCGCGCGCATGCCCGTGCCCGATGACCTGCTCTACGTGCATAACTTCATGGACCAGGACAAGCCCCAGTTGCTGTCTGTGCCCGCAGGTCGGGGCAAGCGTCTCAAAAAGCAGTTGGCCGATGCCCTGGCAGCCATTCGCAAGGAATTGCCCAAGCGCATGGACGAGGACTCCTTCGTCAAGAAGCGCGACAAGCTGGCACGCAGTTTTGCGGATCGGCGCGAGGATTTGCTGCGTGACATGGAAGCCCTGGCCAGCAAGCAGGGTTTTGAGCTGGATATGGACGAGCAGGGCGGCATGACTCTCTATCCGCTGGTGGAGGGCAAGGTGGTTTCCGAGGCCGATTATGATCGCCTGGAACCCCGTCTGCGCAAGACTTTGAAGACTCGTGGCGACAGCATCCTGACCGAGATGACCAAATCCCTGCGCCTGATCTCCAAGGAGGAGCAGGACTTTCAGGAAGACCAGCGCTCCCTGGAAAAGAGCGTGCTCGGGCGTTTGGCCGACAAGCACCTGAACCCCCTGTTTCAGGAATGCCGCTCCCACGAGGGCATGTCCGGCTATCTGAAGGCCGTGCGCAAGGACATCCTGGAGAGCCTGGATAATTTCATGCCCCAGCCCGAGGGCATGTCCGGCCTTGGCATGCTGGGGATGCCGGACCCGGCCTCGGCCGAAGACTTTTTCGGGCGATACGACGTGAACCGCTTTGTGGACAACTGCTGTACCAAGGGCGCACCCATCGTCATCGAGGATCATCCCACCCTGACCAACCTCTTGGGCTGCATCGAGCGCGAGGCCGAGATGGGTGCCCTGTACACGGACTTTTCGCTGATCAAGAGCGGCGCCCTGCACAAGGCCAATGGCGGGTTCCTGGTGCTGCGCATGGAAGATCTGGTCCAGAACCCCGATGCCTGGGACGGTTTGCTTCGTGCTCTGCGTGCGGGCAAGGCCAGAATCGAGGACCCGGGCGAAAGCCAGGAGCATTCCCGGGCCAGGACCATTCAGCCCGAGCCTATCCCTTTGGACGTGCGCGTCATTCTGGTGGGTTCGGACATGATCTACGAAGCTCTGCTGGATGTGGACGACCGCTTCCCAAAGTTGTTCAAGCTCAAAGCCCACATGCAGGACAATGTGCCCCGCAACGCGACCTCCATCCGCCAATACGTGAGTACCCTGGGCCGCATCATCCGCAAGGCCGAGCTGCTGCCCTTTGACCGTGGCGCGCTGGCCGGGCTGGTGGATTATGCCTCGGCCATGGCCGAGGACCAGAAGCAGTTATCCCTGCGCTTTCCCCAGGCCCGCGAGGTGATGATCGAGGCCGCAGCCCTGGCCCGCAAGGCCAAGCTCAAGGTGGTGGGTCGCAAGGAGCTGGACAAGGCCCTGGCCAACCGCAAGTTCAGGGCCAATCTCTATGAAGAGGAATTTCTGGCTGATTACGATCGCGAGCTGATCAAGGTCTCCACCACCGGTCAGGCCGTGGGCCGGGCCAACGGCCTGGCTGTGGTCATGTACGGGGATCATGAATTCGGACTGACGCATCAGATTGCCTGCACCGTGGGTGTGGGCCATGGCGGCATCATCGACCTGGAGCGCGAAGCCGAACTGGGTGGCCCCATCCATACCAAGGGCATGATGATCTTAAAGAGCTATCTGCTGGGCCTGTTCGCTCAGGACAAGCCTCTGGTCATGACCGGGTCTCTGGCCTTTGAGCAATCCTACGCGGGCATCGAGGGCGATTCGGCCTCGGGCGCGGAGTTGGCGGCCCTGCTGTCTGCCCTGGCCGACGTGCCGGTGAACCTGTCCCTGTCCTTTACGGGCGCGGTCAGCCAGTCCGGAGCCATCATGGCCGTGGGTGGCGTGACCTCCAAGATCGAGGGCTTCTTCAAGATCTGCAAGCGGCGCAAGCTGACGGGCAAGCAGGGCGTGATCATGCCCAAGGACAATGTGGACCACCTGATGCTCTCCGACGAGGTCTGCGCAGCCGTGGACAAGGGTCTGTTCCATATCTACCCCGTGACCCGCATCGAGGAGGCCATGGAGCTCCTGACCGGCCTGCCCGCGGGCAGGAAGACGGCCAAGGGCAAGTTCCCGACCAGTTCGCTGTATCATCGGGTGGATGGGAGACTTGCTGAGTTGGCGGAGTTGGCTGATACGTCGAAGTAG
- a CDS encoding GIY-YIG nuclease family protein, with protein sequence MAKNKHSPQKSICAPQDGALSDPNPCNWAISRANADRKNRNKTDNKKEIKKYNPLDDPSPANWKIARNGQLIQTHNKNVNDLGFVYVLSNSLLQRNLIKIGKTNRSINKRISELQTTGVPGKFKLEFALETANCSIVEREVHKELSEYLVSKEFFKIDIDTAEETIREVSKKQSEIST encoded by the coding sequence ATGGCAAAAAACAAACATTCTCCACAAAAATCAATTTGCGCGCCCCAAGATGGGGCTCTTTCAGATCCCAATCCTTGTAACTGGGCAATATCAAGAGCGAACGCTGATAGAAAAAATAGAAATAAAACAGATAATAAAAAAGAAATAAAAAAATACAATCCGCTTGACGATCCAAGCCCTGCCAACTGGAAGATAGCACGCAATGGTCAATTAATACAAACGCATAATAAAAACGTTAATGACCTTGGATTCGTGTATGTTTTATCAAACTCATTATTACAAAGAAATCTTATAAAAATAGGAAAAACAAATCGCAGTATAAACAAAAGAATATCTGAACTACAAACAACAGGGGTTCCTGGAAAATTTAAATTGGAATTCGCATTAGAAACAGCTAACTGCTCTATTGTTGAGCGTGAAGTTCATAAAGAATTGAGTGAATATTTAGTATCAAAAGAATTTTTTAAAATAGACATTGATACAGCAGAAGAAACTATAAGAGAGGTATCAAAAAAACAATCAGAAATTTCAACCTGA
- a CDS encoding diguanylate cyclase has product MPGKERILKRYLLLISAVFSLCIAGIFLATATRNANLMQEQLLTSARSHFTAIVVTRNWSAQHGGVYVIKRPGVASTPYLNDPDVVTTEGLVLTLKNPALMTREISDIAGENDLFSFHITSMKPLNPNNAPDLFETQALQSFEQGQEESFLMEDKAEGARLRYMAPLMVEQSCLACHAKQGYAVGQVRGGISVSFSIDEMNRAIRQSYQVILALTLVTLGLLLFSLWLVFRRMQQRLDVAQAQLREMATVDALTGVANRGSIMERFSEDFAKQRRLGGALGCLMIDVDFFKSVNDSFGHQKGDEVLKELASIISGSLRPYDTFGRYGGEEFLMVLEGESADRLAAVAERSRALVEEQLSAQCDLPKPLTISLGGALVLASDKCIDDVIQRADRALYRAKEQGRNRAVLILEEEPGPAGASPC; this is encoded by the coding sequence ATGCCCGGCAAAGAGCGCATACTCAAACGCTATCTTCTGCTTATCAGTGCTGTTTTCAGTCTTTGCATAGCAGGCATTTTTCTCGCCACGGCCACGCGCAATGCGAATCTGATGCAGGAGCAGTTGTTGACCAGTGCCCGGTCGCACTTCACGGCCATCGTGGTTACGCGCAATTGGAGCGCCCAGCATGGTGGTGTCTATGTCATCAAGCGTCCAGGCGTGGCGTCCACCCCCTATCTGAATGATCCGGATGTCGTCACTACCGAGGGACTGGTGTTGACTCTGAAGAACCCCGCGCTCATGACCCGTGAGATTTCCGACATCGCAGGCGAGAATGATCTGTTCAGCTTTCACATCACCAGCATGAAGCCCCTGAATCCCAATAACGCCCCGGACTTGTTTGAAACCCAGGCCTTGCAGTCCTTTGAGCAGGGCCAGGAGGAGTCTTTCCTGATGGAAGACAAGGCCGAGGGCGCGCGCCTGCGTTACATGGCCCCACTCATGGTCGAGCAGTCCTGTCTCGCCTGCCACGCCAAGCAGGGGTATGCCGTGGGTCAGGTACGTGGCGGAATCAGCGTGTCTTTCAGTATCGACGAGATGAATCGGGCCATCCGCCAGAGCTATCAGGTCATCCTCGCCCTGACCCTCGTTACTCTGGGGCTGTTGTTGTTCTCCCTGTGGCTTGTCTTTCGCCGGATGCAGCAACGTCTGGATGTGGCCCAGGCCCAGTTGCGGGAAATGGCCACAGTGGACGCGCTGACCGGTGTGGCCAATCGTGGTTCGATCATGGAGCGCTTCAGCGAGGACTTCGCCAAACAACGTCGGCTGGGGGGGGCTTTGGGCTGCCTCATGATCGACGTGGATTTCTTCAAGTCCGTCAATGACAGCTTCGGCCATCAGAAGGGTGATGAGGTGCTCAAGGAGTTGGCCTCCATCATCTCCGGTTCCCTGCGGCCTTATGATACCTTTGGCCGCTATGGAGGCGAGGAGTTCCTGATGGTGCTGGAAGGAGAGAGTGCCGATCGTCTGGCGGCGGTGGCCGAACGCAGCAGGGCGTTGGTGGAGGAGCAGTTGAGTGCCCAATGTGATTTGCCCAAGCCTCTGACGATCAGCCTTGGGGGAGCCCTTGTGCTTGCCAGTGACAAGTGCATCGATGATGTTATTCAGCGTGCCGATCGAGCGTTGTACAGGGCCAAGGAACAGGGACGAAATCGTGCGGTGCTGATTCTGGAAGAGGAACCCGGACCTGCTGGAGCTTCACCCTGCTAA
- a CDS encoding radical SAM protein translates to MTNNDTPRIGYPTTPRTDFRIAHPEPQKTVSRIHPVFLPFAGCPGRCAFCNQNAVTGAGARPLEDILSELEVDLANDLDRGVPPRELGFFGGTFTALPTPWPQRFLELAERYREQGLITRVRCSTRPDATAPALLDELKALGLDLVELGIQSFHGPALDASQRGYDPATARAGCDNVLASGLELGVQLMPGLPGQDLDGFETDIIKTATLPLSCVRLYPCVVLRNTPLAETWEQGGYTPWELDETVSALADALLALWTKDIPVIRMGLPPEPGLENDILAGPRHPALGQLARSLALQRFLTPHIKALGAAPKRLLAPSRYRSDLLGHKHAQLPHYEALGLPLERMEFHDRGWFELS, encoded by the coding sequence ATGACCAACAACGACACCCCCAGAATCGGTTATCCGACTACGCCCCGTACGGATTTCCGCATCGCGCACCCCGAGCCCCAAAAGACTGTTTCGCGCATTCATCCGGTCTTTTTGCCATTTGCCGGGTGCCCCGGGCGCTGTGCATTCTGCAATCAGAACGCCGTGACCGGGGCCGGAGCACGACCTCTGGAGGATATCCTATCGGAACTGGAAGTCGATCTGGCCAACGATCTGGACAGGGGCGTTCCCCCACGGGAACTGGGATTCTTTGGTGGCACGTTCACGGCCCTGCCCACCCCGTGGCCGCAGCGCTTTCTGGAACTGGCCGAGCGCTACCGGGAACAGGGGCTGATCACCCGCGTGCGCTGCTCCACCCGGCCCGATGCCACGGCGCCAGCCCTGCTGGATGAGCTGAAGGCACTGGGGCTGGACCTTGTGGAACTGGGTATCCAGAGCTTTCACGGCCCGGCACTGGACGCCAGCCAGCGCGGTTACGATCCCGCCACGGCTCGGGCGGGCTGTGACAACGTGCTGGCCAGCGGGCTTGAATTGGGTGTGCAATTGATGCCCGGCCTGCCCGGACAGGACCTCGACGGCTTCGAGACCGACATCATCAAGACGGCGACCCTGCCCCTGAGCTGCGTGCGCCTGTACCCCTGCGTGGTGCTGCGAAACACGCCTCTCGCCGAGACCTGGGAACAGGGCGGCTACACACCCTGGGAACTGGACGAGACGGTCAGCGCCCTGGCCGACGCCCTGCTAGCTCTGTGGACAAAGGACATCCCCGTGATCCGCATGGGCCTGCCGCCGGAACCGGGGCTGGAAAATGATATTCTGGCCGGACCACGACACCCGGCACTGGGGCAACTGGCGCGGTCCCTGGCTCTGCAGCGCTTCCTGACCCCACACATCAAAGCCCTTGGCGCGGCCCCCAAACGACTCCTGGCCCCCAGCCGCTACCGCTCGGACCTACTGGGCCATAAACACGCCCAACTGCCACACTACGAAGCCCTGGGCCTGCCGCTGGAGCGCATGGAGTTCCATGACCGGGGCTGGTTCGAACTGAGCTAG
- a CDS encoding HIT family protein: protein MASDCIFCKIVSGEAPSEKLYETDHVLAFLDIAPVHKGHALVIPKVHYQTIFDFPAALGEDIITVMQIVGKAVMQTTGGTGLNVGQNNFRDAWQLVDHVHWHIIPRFAGDGLKLWSPQGYGSPEEMALLGRGIRDRITEGEHGGQICLGRR, encoded by the coding sequence GTGGCATCGGACTGTATTTTTTGCAAGATCGTCAGTGGGGAGGCCCCGAGCGAAAAACTCTATGAAACTGACCATGTATTGGCGTTTCTTGATATCGCTCCGGTTCACAAGGGTCATGCCCTGGTGATTCCCAAGGTCCATTACCAGACGATCTTCGATTTTCCTGCCGCATTGGGAGAGGATATCATCACAGTCATGCAGATTGTTGGCAAGGCCGTGATGCAGACAACGGGGGGCACGGGCCTCAACGTTGGTCAGAATAATTTTCGTGATGCCTGGCAGCTGGTGGACCATGTCCACTGGCACATCATCCCCAGGTTCGCGGGCGACGGTCTTAAGCTTTGGTCGCCCCAGGGCTACGGCAGCCCTGAAGAAATGGCTCTTCTGGGCCGGGGAATCCGCGACAGGATCACAGAAGGGGAACACGGAGGTCAGATATGTCTGGGAAGACGTTAA
- a CDS encoding integration host factor subunit alpha, whose protein sequence is MSGKTLTKAEIVDNIYERSGRNRAEVKSQVEDLLEIMKQAVKKDHSLLISGFGKFEAYDKDARKGRNPQTNQTITLPPRKVVVFRLSRKFRSELNPQ, encoded by the coding sequence ATGTCTGGGAAGACGTTAACCAAGGCTGAGATCGTGGACAACATCTACGAACGTTCCGGGCGTAATCGCGCGGAGGTCAAGAGCCAGGTCGAAGACCTGCTGGAGATCATGAAGCAGGCGGTCAAAAAGGACCACTCCCTGCTGATCAGCGGATTTGGGAAGTTCGAGGCCTATGACAAGGACGCCCGCAAGGGCCGGAACCCGCAGACCAACCAGACCATCACTCTCCCTCCCAGGAAGGTTGTGGTTTTTCGGTTGTCCCGCAAGTTCCGCTCGGAGCTTAATCCGCAATAA
- a CDS encoding septal ring lytic transglycosylase RlpA family protein yields MGQTTTAFRLTTAAMLIAALMLTLSGCGKRQIPTSQDPARRPSVAAPAPGKAGPVPKGTFKPYTIAGKRYYPLSSSDGYVQTGIASWYGDDFHGKKTANGETYDMYAMTCAHKVLPMNTYVRITNRNNGKVVTLRVNDRGPFVGSRIVDLSHAGAQALGVIGPGTAPVRLEAVGVAGRQAPSIAKAVADGSYFVQVGSFTQPENAKRLLATLKQSGYSGSRMKRALISGQSYWRVQAGVFRGMDHANKVHAALKHKYPASFLIAD; encoded by the coding sequence ATGGGCCAGACGACCACTGCCTTCCGACTCACGACCGCAGCGATGCTCATCGCCGCCCTGATGCTGACCCTTTCGGGCTGTGGCAAACGCCAAATCCCCACCAGCCAGGACCCCGCGCGCCGTCCTTCGGTCGCCGCTCCGGCACCGGGCAAGGCCGGGCCGGTACCCAAGGGCACGTTCAAGCCATACACAATCGCAGGCAAACGGTATTACCCACTGTCATCATCCGATGGGTACGTACAGACGGGCATCGCCTCCTGGTACGGTGACGATTTTCACGGCAAGAAGACCGCCAATGGCGAGACCTATGACATGTACGCCATGACCTGCGCGCACAAGGTCCTGCCCATGAATACCTATGTGCGCATCACCAACAGGAACAACGGCAAAGTCGTGACCTTGCGCGTCAACGACCGCGGTCCATTCGTGGGTTCGCGCATCGTGGACCTGTCCCATGCCGGGGCACAGGCCCTGGGCGTGATTGGCCCGGGCACGGCACCGGTCCGGCTGGAGGCCGTGGGCGTGGCGGGCAGGCAGGCGCCTTCCATTGCCAAGGCCGTGGCAGATGGCAGCTATTTCGTGCAGGTGGGATCGTTCACACAGCCGGAAAACGCCAAGCGGCTGCTCGCGACCCTGAAGCAATCGGGGTACAGCGGCAGCCGCATGAAAAGAGCCCTGATCTCAGGACAATCGTATTGGCGGGTGCAGGCAGGCGTGTTCCGCGGCATGGACCATGCGAACAAGGTCCACGCCGCGCTCAAACACAAATATCCGGCCAGCTTCCTTATTGCGGATTAA
- a CDS encoding amidohydrolase family protein yields MKAIRARTVVMTPEKVLDDGFIIFEDGRIKDVGPWRELSRSWSGPVEDLGEVTICAGVFNMHAHLELSHLHGQTVSGQGFTQWVKSLIALPMQDVEAKALDVAVAQLTDSGTAWVLDITSRNPAAVGNALERAGVGYGLGVEFFGFQTADDLVWPESTKELSEDQWRHVSAAGHALYSTHPETLRAAKAWCTANGRVFPMHLAEHTGETELLADGGGEFADLLRVRVLPDDFIAPGCGPVEYADRLGLLDEGTLAVHCVQVSEADIQRLAERGASVCLCPRSNQFIGVGRAPWKAMQDAGLNLCLGTDSLSSNHDLNVWNEAAYILEESGGELDFSEVLRWLTVNPARFLGLENTHGTLESGKVAGYSIVPDGIGR; encoded by the coding sequence ATGAAAGCCATACGAGCCAGAACCGTTGTCATGACGCCAGAGAAGGTGTTGGACGACGGTTTCATCATATTCGAGGATGGGCGCATCAAGGATGTCGGTCCATGGCGTGAGCTGTCGCGCTCGTGGTCCGGGCCTGTGGAGGATCTGGGGGAGGTCACCATCTGCGCCGGGGTCTTCAACATGCACGCCCACCTGGAGCTGTCTCACCTGCACGGCCAGACCGTCTCCGGTCAGGGCTTTACGCAGTGGGTCAAAAGTCTCATTGCCCTGCCCATGCAGGATGTGGAGGCCAAGGCTCTGGACGTCGCCGTGGCCCAGTTGACGGACAGTGGCACGGCCTGGGTGCTGGATATCACCAGCCGTAATCCTGCGGCGGTGGGCAATGCTCTGGAGCGGGCTGGCGTGGGTTATGGTCTGGGTGTCGAGTTTTTCGGGTTTCAAACTGCGGATGATCTGGTCTGGCCTGAGAGCACCAAGGAACTGTCCGAGGACCAGTGGCGCCACGTGAGTGCGGCGGGGCATGCCCTGTATTCCACCCATCCAGAAACCCTGCGCGCTGCCAAGGCCTGGTGCACTGCAAATGGGCGCGTTTTTCCCATGCATCTGGCCGAGCACACGGGCGAGACCGAGTTGCTGGCTGATGGCGGCGGTGAATTTGCGGATCTCTTGCGGGTGCGGGTGCTGCCCGATGATTTCATTGCGCCGGGTTGCGGCCCCGTGGAGTATGCCGATCGATTGGGGTTGCTGGACGAAGGAACGTTGGCTGTGCATTGCGTGCAGGTTTCCGAGGCCGATATTCAACGCTTGGCAGAGCGAGGGGCGAGCGTCTGTCTCTGCCCGCGTTCCAACCAGTTCATCGGCGTGGGCCGTGCACCCTGGAAAGCCATGCAGGATGCCGGACTCAATCTTTGTCTGGGTACGGACAGTCTGTCCTCCAATCATGACCTCAATGTTTGGAACGAGGCTGCTTATATTCTTGAAGAAAGTGGCGGTGAACTCGACTTCTCGGAGGTCTTGCGCTGGCTCACGGTGAATCCAGCCCGCTTTTTGGGCCTTGAAAACACGCACGGAACACTTGAATCCGGCAAGGTTGCAGGGTACAGCATAGTTCCAGACGGAATCGGGCGCTGA